In the Sulfurovum sp. UBA12169 genome, TTTTAGTCGCTTTTTTTATTTTTGCCATTTTTAAAGATATTGCCTTTGAGTAATAAGATGATGTTTGTACGGTAAGATAATATCAAAAACAGATTAAGAATGCTGCCTGTTAAGCATTGATTTACCCAATAGGGTTATACTTCTTCTAAAAATAAATAAGTAAGGATTAAATTATGTTAAAATTTGCCAAAACCTCATTGGTTGCTATAGCGATTACTGCCACTTCTCTTGCCGCTTCAGATATTCTTGTTACTGTCAACGGTAAGAACATTACAAAGCAAGACGCCGAAGTATTTGTAAGTGCGACTGCGCCTAATGCACATTTTTCGCAATTGAGCAAATCACAGCAAGATATGATTAAAGAAAGATTGATTGAAAAGGTACTTTTTATGCAGCTTGCACAAGAAGAGGGGATCGATAAAAAACCGGAATTCGCAATGAACATGGAAAAAATAAAAGAAGAACTTCTTGTCAATATGTGGATGAAAGCACAAATGGATAATGCGGTAGTGAGCGACAGCGAGGCAAAAGAATTTTATGACAAAAATACAGAGAAATTCATACAAGAAGATTCTGCCCATGCAAGACATATATTGCTTAAAACAGAAAAAGAAGCGCAAGACATTATCAATGAGATGAAAAATTTAAAAGATGATGCGCTTAAAGCAAAATTTATTGAATTGGCCAAAACGAAATCCGCAGATCCCGCAGGCTCTAACGGAGGCGATCTGGGAACCTTTACAAAAGAGCAGATGGTGCCTGAATTTTCCAAAGCAGTTTGGGAACTGGAAGCAGGAAAAATGACGATGCAGCCGGTCAAAACACAATTTGGATATCATATTATCTATCTTGAGGAAAAATCAGATGCAAAACCTATGTCATATGAAGAGGTTAAGGACAAAATTATTGCATCATTAAAGCAGCAACAGTTTAACAACAAGATCACAGAAGTAGTAAAAGAATTAAAAGGCAAGGCGAAGATTGTTGATTTGTCAAACGAAAGCAATACAACAAAATAATGGTTAATCAATTATTTATCATTATTGGATAGAATTCCACAATTAATTAATCAAGGATTTTGAATGAAAAAACTTTTGACAACAGCGGGATTGGTTTTGATGCTTAGTGCCACTGCGGTGTCCGCAAAAGATGCGGGCTCAGTAAACGGTATGGCTATCACTGAAGATGAGGCAAATAAAGCTCTCAAGGTGCTTACCCAGGGCAA is a window encoding:
- a CDS encoding peptidylprolyl isomerase, producing the protein MLKFAKTSLVAIAITATSLAASDILVTVNGKNITKQDAEVFVSATAPNAHFSQLSKSQQDMIKERLIEKVLFMQLAQEEGIDKKPEFAMNMEKIKEELLVNMWMKAQMDNAVVSDSEAKEFYDKNTEKFIQEDSAHARHILLKTEKEAQDIINEMKNLKDDALKAKFIELAKTKSADPAGSNGGDLGTFTKEQMVPEFSKAVWELEAGKMTMQPVKTQFGYHIIYLEEKSDAKPMSYEEVKDKIIASLKQQQFNNKITEVVKELKGKAKIVDLSNESNTTK